One window from the genome of Amphiprion ocellaris isolate individual 3 ecotype Okinawa chromosome 23, ASM2253959v1, whole genome shotgun sequence encodes:
- the LOC111562536 gene encoding uncharacterized protein LOC111562536 translates to MMQVCIFLALLSKICQVLAVSKTSGVIQESGIRTEEVGQTVTLTCSCQSDAVTFLAWYQQSLGGKPHLISSRMKHSTDVDINPAYKDRYEVFAQNEKCINDLIITDLRLSDSATYYCGVLVFNAIEFGQGVFLHVRTSPSNIQSAVHQPALQPLRLGDSVNLSCTAYPKPCAGNPSFYWFRHDESQPAIVYPGEGQCMSLSNKKPQRKSCTLNLAIKSVNISDAGTYYCALASCGEIVLGNGTRVGIVAPAKAPFLLVYCLSAALGVSIIVLLSLALIAYKMKKETCSVCKGTVPHLAASATSDIVNQDADSLHYAALSLKKKNERPHQEHDMESVCVYSRVKSRKV, encoded by the exons ATGATGCAAGTTTGCATTTTTCTTGCGCTTCTCTCTAAAATAT GTCAGGTGCTGGCTGTAAGTAAGACCTCAGGTGTGATTCAGGAGAGTGGAATCAGGACAGAGGAAGTTGGACAGACAGTGACTTTGACTTGCTCCTGTCAAAGTGACGCTGTAACTTTCCTCGCTTGGTACCAGCAGAGCCTGGGTGGCAAACCTCACCTTATATCATCTCGGATGAAGCACAGCACAGATGTTGACATCAACCCTGCGTATAAAGACAGGTATGAAGTCTTTGCACAGAATGAAAAATGCATCAATGATCTCATCATCACAGACCTTCGCCTGTCGGACTCAGCGACGTATTACTGTGGAGTTTTAGTATTCAACGCCATTGAATTTGGACAAGGAGTTTTCCTTCATGTCAGAACATCGCCATCCAACATCCAATCTGCTGTCCATCAACCAGCACTGCAGCCACTTCGATTGGGGGACTCTGTGAATTTGAGCTGTACTGCGTATCCTAAACCATGTGCAGGGAATCCGAGTTTCTACTGGTTCAGACATGATGAGTCCCAGCCTGCGATCGTGTATCCTGGTGAAGGTCAGTGCATGAGCCTCTCAAATAAAAAGCCTCAGAGGAAAAGCTGCACTCTGAACCTTGCAATAAAGTCTGTGAACATCTCTGACGCTGGGACTTACTACTGCGCTCTCGCCTCTTGTGGGGAGATTGTTCTCGGAAATGGAACAAGGGTTGGGATTGTAG CTCCTGCCAAGGCCCCCTTTCTCCTGGTGTACTGCCTGAGTGCAGCATTGGGAGTGTCCATTATTGTGCTCCTGAGCTTGGCTTTAATCGCGTACAAGATGAAAAAAGAGACGTGCTCTGTGTGCAAAG GAACTGTTCCTCATCTGGCAGCTTCTGCAACCTCTGACATTGTG AACCAAGATGCTGACAGTCTCCACTATGCTGCTCTgagtctgaagaagaaaaacgaACGACCACATCAAGAACACGACATGGAGAGTGTTTGTGTATATTCTAGAGTGAAGAGCAGAAAGGTGTGA
- the LOC111562532 gene encoding uncharacterized protein LOC111562532, giving the protein MASTVLVFYLTCLLFGDIAQTTGPTHQGARFISANVGGNVTLECFYGGDVATRLYWYKQPLGQKPRVISNFYMYKTDSTFYDEFKNNSRFQLDSDRNKNHLTITDLRASDSATYFCLNSHLYMINFSESVTVSVEGSGLNFQTSVQQSAYDAIQPGGSVNLSCTVQTEICDGKHSVYWFRSEEDSHPGLIYSHGGRGDLCERKPNTKTQTCVYTLPVSNSNPTHAGIYYCAVASCGRILFGVGTKMIIDGSADDVNFAAYLWRGAFALVSFLSVLMAFSVCLMNRNHSCKSPESQVKLSPTADAKGHQQGESIYYAAVSGNLTNRSRSQRDHTWSDCVYYNLKQ; this is encoded by the exons ATGGCCTCTACAGTGTTGGTATTCTACCTCACATGTCTTCTCTTTGGGGATATAG CTCAGACAACTGGTCCTACTCATCAAGGGGCGCGTTTTATATCGGCTAACGTTGGCGGCAACGTGACTTTAGAGTGTTTCTATGGAGGTGATGTTGCGACAAGGCTTTACTGGTATAAACAGCCTCTGGGACAGAAACCAAGGGTCATCTCAAATTTCTATATGTATAAAACAGATAGCACCTTTTATGACGAATTCAAAAACAATTCACGCTTCCAACTGGATTCTGACCGCAATAAAAATCACTTGACCATCACAGATTTGCGCGCTTCGGACTCAGCAACTTATTTCTGCTTAAATTCCCATTTATACATGATAAACTTTTCGGAGAGCGTTACTGTCAGTGTGGAGGGTTCAGGTTTGAACTTCCAAACTTCAGTGCAACAGTCAGCGTATGATGCCATCCAGCCAGGAGGATCCGTGAATCTGAGCTGTACGGTACAGACTGAGATCTGCGATGGAAAACACAGCGTTTACTGGTTCAGAAGCGAAGAAGATTCTCACCCAGGACTCATTTACAGCCATGGAGGCAGAGGTGATCTGTGTGAGAGGAAacccaacacaaaaacacaaacatgtgtCTACACCCTGCCTGTGAGTAACTCAAATCCAACTCATGCTGGGATCTACTACTGTGCTGTTGCCTCCTGTGGACGCATTCTGTTTGGAGTCGGGACCAAGATGATCATTGATG GCTCTGCAGATGACGTGAACTTTGCTGCTTATTTGTGGAGAGGAGCCTTTGCACTCGTCTCCTTTCTGAGTGTTTTAATGGCTTTCTCAGTCTGTCTGATGAACAGGAATCACAGCTGCAAATCTCCAG AGTCTCAAGTCAAATTATCACCCACAGCAGATGCAAAG GGTCACCAGCAAGGGGAAAGCATCTATTACGCTGCTGTAAGTGGCAACCTGACCAACAGATCCAGAAGCCAGAGGGATCACACCTGGAGCGACTGCGTGTACTACAACTTAAAGCAGTAG
- the LOC111562528 gene encoding immunoglobulin kappa light chain-like yields the protein MMTSLNLALYLTCLFLGRIDLGTNLLVHVHQESGFILANVGDNVTLQCFYASDVAAVFLWYKQTLGQKPMLISTFYKHDKVGTLSDDFRNSQRFLLETKDGKNHLTITDLHISDSATYYCVSCSSYKFEFGEGTTVSVKGSGLDIQASVRQSEAETIQSGHSISCTVSTGICDGQHSVYWFKNEEEPHPGLIYTVGGMNNQCERKSNTQTHTCVYKLPINSQNLSHSGTYYCAVASCGRILFGNGTKLDLADEVNSPDFLVHFLSGALAFTVILNVLMVFLVHKMKRSNNFQCTDTTARCSSSANTEEYQDADNLHYAALRNQRLKAPRRQREDSSSQCVYSSIKH from the exons ATGATGACATCTCTGAATCTGGCTTTATACCTGACTTGTCTGTTCTTGGGGAGAATAG ACTTGGGAACTAACTTGCTTGTACATGTGCATCAAGAGAGTGGTTTCATATTAGCTAATGTTGGAGACAACGTGACTTTGCAATGTTTCTATGCAAGTGATGTTGCAGCAGTGTTTCTCTGGTATAAGCAAACTCTGGGACAGAAACCAATGCTCATCTCCACCTTCTATAAACATGATAAAGTTGGAACTTTGAGTGATGATTTCAGGAACagtcaaaggtttttgttagaaACCAAAGATGGTAAGAACCACTTGACAATCACAGATTTGCACATCTCAGATTCAGCTACTTATTACTGTGTAAGTTGCAGCTCATACAAGTTTGAATTTGGAGAGGGAACTACAGTCAGTGTGAAGGGTTCAGGTTTGGACATCCAAGCTTCAGTGAGGCAGTCAGAAGCTGAGACCATCCAGTCAGGACACTCCATAAGCTGTACAGTAAGCACTGGTATCTGCGATGGACAGCACAGTGTTTACTGGTTCAAAAACGAAGAAGAACCTCATCCAGGACTCATTTATACTGTCGGAGGCATGAATAATCAGTGTGAGAGGAAATCCAAtacgcaaacacacacctgtgtctACAAATTGCCAATAAATAGCCAGAATCTGTCTCATTCTGGGACCTACTACTGTGCTGTTGCCTCATGTGGACGCATTCTGTTTGGAAACGGGACCAAACTTGACTTAGCAG ATGAAGTGAACTCTCCCGACTttcttgtgcattttttaagTGGCGCTTTGGCATTCACCGTCATTCTGAATGTTTTAATGGTCTTCTTGGTGCACAAGATGAAAAGGAGCAACAACTTTCAATGTACAG ACACAACAGCAAGATGTTCCTCCTCAGCTAATACAGAG GAGTACCAAGATGCAGACAACCTTCATTATGCAGCTTTAAGGAACCAAAGGTTGAAAGCACCAAGAAGGCAAAGGGAGGATTCCTCCAGTCAGTGTGTGTACTCTAGTATAAAACACTAG
- the LOC111562533 gene encoding uncharacterized protein LOC111562533 has protein sequence MTPPMISFCVTCLLWGAMVHLTAPKRPSTLRLVPVNVGEEVTLECFHQKDSLAMMFFWYKQTLGHKPELVSTYYKYERNGIFNDDLKTNPRFQLETSRGKNHLKISNVQMSDSATYYCISCYLYKCEYLEDIIIQVESSGLNLQALVEQSASETIQPGDAVTLSCTVHTGTCDEEHSVYWFKDEEESHPGLIYTHGGRNDRCERKPNTQTQTCVYNLPLKSLNLTDVGTYYCAVASCGRILFGNGTKLDFEEEAGSLVLVYVLSGALGFNTILAVLLAYKAYAMDKTKSCKCAATRETSSAASAPNAEVFQDEDSLHYAALRQNKVNRSRRIKDDNMIECVYSSVRQ, from the exons ATGACGCCTCCAATGATTTCTTTCTGTGTTACATGTCTGCTCTGGGGAGCAATGG ttCATTTGACAGCTCCAAAACGACCATCAACTTTAAGACTTGTACCAGTTAATGTCGGTGAGGAAGTGACTTTGGAATGTTTCCATCAAAAAGACAGTCTTGCGATGATGTTTTTCTGGTACAAGCAAACTCTGGGACACAAACCAGAGCTGGTGTCTACATACTATAAGTATGAGAGAAATGGTATTTTTAATGATGATTTGAAGACCAATCCACGGTTTCAACTGGAAACTAGCAGAGGTAAAAATCACCTGAAGATCTCAAATGTGCAAATGTCAGACTCAGCTACCTACTACTGTATAAGTTGCTACTTATACAAGTGTGAATATTTGGAGGACATTATCATCCAAGTAGAGAGTTCAGGTTTGAACTTGCAAGCTTTGGTTGAGCAGTCGGCATCTGAGACCATCCAGCCAGGAGATGCTGTGACTCTGAGCTGTACAGTACATACTGGGACCTGTGATGAAGAACACAGTGTTTACTGGttcaaagatgaagaagaatcGCATCCAGGACTCATTTACACCCATGGAGGCAGGAATGATCGGTGTGAGAGGAAacccaacacacaaacacaaacctgtGTCTACAACCTGCCACTCAAGAGCCTGAATCTGACTGATGTAGGGACCTACTATTGTGCTGTTGCCTCATGTGGACGCATTCTGTTTGGAAACGGGACCAAGCTGGACTTTGAAG AGGAGGCTGGCTCTCTGGTCTTGGTGTATGTCTTGAGTGGAGCTTTGGGATTCAACACCATTCTGGCAGTTTTACTGGCTTACAAAGCATATGCTATGGACAAGACAAAGAGCTGCAAATGCGCAG CAACTCGAGAGACATCTTCAGCAGCCTCAGCTCCAAATGCAGAG GTCTTCCAAGATGAAGATAGTCTCCATTATGCTGCTTTGAGgcaaaacaaggtcaacagatCAAGAAGGATCAAAGATGACAACATGATTGAATGTGTATACTCCAGTGTACGGCAGTAG